The following proteins are encoded in a genomic region of Porphyrobacter sp. CACIAM 03H1:
- a CDS encoding polysaccharide biosynthesis/export family protein produces MAKDAGQLGITLVQVERVDDLPRPPAPPAPFRPDYTPPPSTELVGPGDVLNVAIFETGVALFGRTAAIGTEGSSNFDAASRAERFPPLRVSDQGTITIPYVGQVNVAGRTTREIELQLRQALRGKSQNPQVLVSIAEGLTNSVIIGGDVARPGRLVLPTNREKLSEVIALAGGNKGEIRDLVVRVSRNEEVQEWRLSDVLDNPAIDLRIFPADRITLIRQPRSFTVLGAPGQTSQFAFPSAKTSLIEAIAMAGGANPNAGNARAIFVFRIDRDETGKEVPIVYHFNMMQASSYILAQKFDMKDKDVVYVGNALANQPSKLIQVLSQLFFPLVALQQAGTI; encoded by the coding sequence GTGGCGAAGGACGCGGGCCAACTTGGCATCACGCTCGTGCAGGTCGAAAGGGTCGACGACCTGCCGCGCCCGCCCGCTCCTCCGGCACCGTTCCGCCCCGATTACACGCCGCCGCCCTCGACGGAACTGGTCGGACCGGGCGACGTCCTAAACGTCGCGATCTTCGAAACCGGCGTCGCCCTGTTCGGTCGAACCGCCGCGATCGGAACGGAGGGCAGTTCCAACTTCGATGCCGCGTCCCGTGCGGAAAGGTTCCCGCCCCTTAGGGTCAGCGATCAGGGGACGATCACAATTCCCTATGTCGGGCAGGTCAACGTTGCCGGCCGCACCACCCGCGAAATCGAATTGCAGCTGCGTCAGGCGCTGCGCGGAAAGTCGCAGAACCCGCAGGTGCTCGTGTCGATCGCCGAGGGGCTCACCAATTCCGTGATCATCGGCGGCGACGTCGCCCGCCCGGGACGCCTCGTGCTGCCGACCAATCGCGAGAAGCTGTCCGAGGTGATTGCGCTCGCCGGCGGCAACAAGGGCGAGATCCGCGACCTCGTCGTTCGGGTCTCCCGCAATGAGGAAGTGCAGGAGTGGCGTTTGAGCGATGTACTCGACAATCCGGCGATCGATCTGCGCATCTTCCCCGCCGACCGGATTACCCTAATCCGCCAGCCGCGCAGCTTCACGGTGCTCGGCGCACCGGGACAGACCAGCCAGTTCGCGTTCCCTAGTGCGAAAACGTCGCTGATCGAGGCCATCGCGATGGCCGGCGGGGCCAATCCCAATGCGGGCAATGCACGAGCGATCTTCGTTTTCCGCATCGATCGCGACGAGACCGGCAAGGAAGTGCCGATCGTCTATCATTTCAACATGATGCAAGCGAGCTCCTACATCCTCGCGCAGAAGTTCGACATGAAGGACAAGGATGTCGTCTACGTCGGCAACGCGCTGGCCAACCAGCCGTCGAAGCTGATCCAGGTGCTCAGCCAGCTGTTCTTCCCGCTCGTCGCCCTTCAGCAAGCTGGCACGATCTGA
- a CDS encoding glycosyltransferase family 4 protein, with protein sequence MAATENSAPLLLDVTRQIWRRWEGVRPTGIDRICDAWLEHFAPRSQAVIITRGRQVILPLAASRALFAALAAPKSPKGSAAVFRRKLIAIALRWGWCWLRNLDGKGRFWLNAGHTGLHNLDLVDWCARANVRPIYLVHDLIPITHPQFCRPGEDAKHVRRIQTVLNTASAVVANSRHTLRTLTCFADQAGLPVPRAVVAWPGCSSLRRATATDRHDMPATFVILGTIEARKNHALLLRLWKRLIATMGEACPRLVIVGRRGWEADDVFALLGHEDFRGKVIEAGTLDDAQLAEVLGRARALLFPSYAEGFGIPLVEALAAGIPVIASELDVFRETAGDIPDLLPADDEDAWIATLMDYAGGSSARRERQLERLKDYKVPTWAEHFARIDALLEELS encoded by the coding sequence ATGGCCGCCACGGAGAACAGCGCGCCGCTGCTGCTGGACGTGACGCGCCAGATATGGCGGCGCTGGGAGGGCGTGAGGCCCACCGGGATCGACCGGATCTGCGACGCGTGGCTCGAACACTTCGCGCCCCGGTCGCAGGCGGTGATCATCACGAGGGGACGGCAGGTGATCCTCCCATTGGCTGCCTCGCGCGCGCTGTTTGCAGCGCTCGCAGCGCCGAAGTCGCCTAAGGGCTCCGCGGCGGTTTTCCGGCGCAAGCTCATCGCGATCGCGCTGCGATGGGGCTGGTGCTGGCTGCGCAACCTCGATGGCAAGGGCCGCTTCTGGCTCAACGCCGGGCATACCGGCCTACACAACCTTGACTTGGTAGACTGGTGCGCCCGGGCAAACGTCCGCCCGATCTACCTGGTTCACGACCTCATCCCGATCACTCATCCTCAGTTCTGCCGGCCCGGGGAGGACGCGAAGCACGTCAGACGCATTCAAACCGTGCTGAACACTGCCTCTGCCGTGGTCGCGAACAGCCGCCACACGCTTAGAACCCTGACCTGCTTTGCGGATCAGGCCGGCTTGCCGGTCCCCCGAGCGGTCGTGGCGTGGCCCGGCTGTTCGAGCCTGCGCCGCGCAACCGCGACGGACCGACACGATATGCCGGCCACTTTCGTGATCCTTGGAACGATAGAGGCCCGCAAGAACCACGCGCTGCTGCTCCGCTTGTGGAAGCGCCTAATCGCCACGATGGGTGAAGCCTGCCCGCGCCTCGTGATCGTCGGGCGGCGCGGCTGGGAGGCCGACGACGTCTTCGCACTGCTGGGACATGAGGATTTCCGCGGCAAGGTGATCGAGGCGGGGACGCTCGACGACGCACAGCTGGCCGAAGTTCTCGGCCGCGCACGCGCGCTGTTGTTTCCCAGCTACGCCGAGGGCTTCGGCATCCCGCTGGTCGAGGCGTTGGCCGCGGGGATTCCGGTGATCGCCAGCGAACTCGATGTCTTCCGCGAGACCGCCGGAGACATCCCCGACCTGCTGCCAGCAGACGACGAAGATGCCTGGATCGCGACGCTGATGGATTATGCCGGCGGTAGCAGCGCCCGGCGCGAACGCCAGCTGGAGCGGCTGAAGGATTACAAGGTGCCGACTTGGGCCGAGCACTTCGCGCGCATTGATGCGCTGCTCGAGGAGTTGTCCTAA
- the kdsA gene encoding 3-deoxy-8-phosphooctulonate synthase has translation MLPTFHRAPGAPPFLIAGPCVIESEALCLGIAERLKAIGERLAMPVIFKASFDKANRTSVSGFRGHGVEAGLRVLEKVRSETGLPVLTDVHLPDQVPVVAEVVDMIQTPAFLARQTDLIMAAAASGRPVNIKKAQFMAPADMGAVLGKARAAAEAAGIAEPQIMLCERGSSFGYNNLVVDMRGLVIMRELGAPVVFDATHSVQLPGGGGDRSLGQRQFVEPLARAAAAVGVDGFFMETHPDPDSALSDGPNMVPLDQLEGLLARIVAIAALG, from the coding sequence ATGCTGCCGACCTTCCACCGCGCCCCGGGCGCCCCGCCGTTCCTGATCGCCGGCCCCTGCGTGATCGAGAGCGAGGCCCTTTGCCTCGGCATCGCCGAGCGGCTGAAGGCGATCGGCGAGCGCCTCGCGATGCCGGTGATCTTCAAGGCCAGCTTCGACAAGGCCAACCGCACCTCGGTGTCGGGCTTCCGCGGCCACGGGGTCGAGGCAGGGCTGCGCGTGCTCGAGAAGGTGCGCAGCGAAACAGGGCTGCCGGTCCTCACCGATGTGCACCTGCCCGACCAGGTCCCGGTCGTCGCCGAGGTGGTCGACATGATCCAGACCCCGGCCTTCCTTGCCCGCCAGACCGATCTCATCATGGCGGCTGCGGCCAGCGGGCGGCCGGTCAACATCAAGAAGGCCCAGTTCATGGCTCCGGCCGACATGGGCGCCGTGCTGGGCAAGGCGCGCGCGGCGGCGGAGGCGGCGGGCATCGCCGAACCGCAGATCATGCTGTGCGAGCGCGGGTCGAGCTTCGGCTACAACAACCTCGTGGTCGACATGCGCGGCCTCGTGATCATGCGCGAGCTCGGCGCGCCGGTTGTGTTCGATGCGACACACAGCGTCCAGCTGCCCGGCGGCGGGGGCGACCGCTCGCTCGGCCAGCGCCAGTTTGTCGAGCCGCTCGCCCGCGCGGCGGCGGCGGTCGGCGTGGACGGCTTCTTCATGGAAACCCACCCCGATCCCGACAGCGCCCTGTCCGACGGGCCCAACATGGTGCCGCTCGACCAGCTTGAGGGACTACTTGCCCGGATCGTGGCGATCGCCGCGCTCGGTTGA
- the kdsB gene encoding 3-deoxy-manno-octulosonate cytidylyltransferase, with translation MSRVQIIIPARLASTRFPAKPLAPLTGADGIARPALHYTWEAGLAAARALGGDARCVIATDDAQIADAAGSAGMDVVMTPVTCANGTERCAAALDALDTVPEIVVNLQGDAPLTPPAMVAAVVALLETDPALAMATAAVPATPAVLAHLQTDAAAGRVGGTTVVCATGGRALYFSKSIIPHVSPGTVPQQPVLLHLGLYAYRPAALAAYAAHGPVPLELQEGLEQLRFLDAGLPVGVAVCPAPAWEMIELNNPSDIPLIEAELVRRAQTEPV, from the coding sequence ATGTCCCGCGTCCAGATCATCATCCCGGCCAGGCTCGCATCGACACGCTTCCCGGCCAAACCCCTCGCGCCCCTGACCGGCGCTGACGGGATCGCACGCCCCGCGCTTCACTACACCTGGGAGGCCGGCCTCGCAGCGGCACGCGCGCTCGGCGGCGATGCGCGCTGCGTGATCGCGACCGACGATGCGCAGATCGCCGATGCGGCAGGTTCTGCGGGCATGGACGTGGTAATGACCCCGGTGACCTGCGCCAACGGGACCGAACGCTGCGCTGCCGCGCTGGATGCGCTCGATACCGTGCCCGAGATCGTGGTGAACCTTCAGGGCGACGCGCCGCTCACCCCGCCGGCGATGGTGGCGGCGGTGGTCGCGCTGCTCGAGACCGATCCGGCGCTGGCGATGGCGACGGCGGCAGTCCCGGCCACCCCCGCCGTGCTGGCGCACCTTCAGACCGATGCAGCCGCGGGCAGGGTCGGCGGGACGACGGTGGTGTGCGCCACCGGCGGCCGGGCGCTCTATTTCTCGAAATCGATCATCCCCCACGTCTCGCCCGGCACGGTGCCGCAGCAGCCGGTGCTGCTCCACCTCGGCCTCTATGCCTATCGGCCCGCCGCGCTCGCGGCCTATGCGGCGCACGGCCCGGTGCCGCTCGAACTGCAGGAAGGGCTCGAGCAGCTGCGCTTTCTCGATGCCGGCCTGCCGGTCGGCGTGGCGGTGTGCCCCGCTCCCGCATGGGAGATGATCGAACTCAACAATCCGAGCGACATTCCGCTGATCGAGGCCGAGCTGGTCCGCCGCGCGCAAACGGAGCCTGTCTGA
- a CDS encoding KpsF/GutQ family sugar-phosphate isomerase, translating to MILGCRQRVIVSGIGKSGHVARKIAATLAATGTPALFVHAAEAAHGDVGMVSPGDVLIVFSNSGATVEVQPLCIYAKAIGCPLIGVSRNPNSLLMRTADLGLLLPKVEEACTSSLAPTTSSTMMLALGDALAVAAMRARGLSGSDIRALHPGGEIGLFLRSVEDVMHSGDRLPLVGLRTPMPDVLVTMTEKRLGVAGVVDDEGQLVGIITDGDLRRRARNVVFGTAADVMTHAPRTIARTARVQEALEMMNTHRITVLFVVDDRQPRIPLGAVQIYDIAVPPAPGAAP from the coding sequence ATGATCCTCGGTTGCCGCCAGCGGGTGATCGTCTCGGGGATCGGCAAGTCGGGCCACGTTGCACGCAAAATCGCCGCGACTCTCGCCGCCACCGGAACACCCGCGCTTTTCGTTCACGCGGCCGAGGCGGCGCACGGCGATGTCGGCATGGTAAGTCCGGGCGATGTGCTGATCGTCTTTTCCAATAGCGGGGCGACGGTTGAGGTCCAGCCGTTGTGCATATACGCAAAGGCCATCGGCTGCCCGTTGATCGGTGTGTCGCGCAATCCCAATTCGCTGTTGATGCGCACCGCCGATCTCGGCCTGCTCCTCCCCAAGGTCGAGGAGGCCTGCACCTCGAGCCTCGCACCTACAACCTCCTCGACCATGATGCTGGCGCTCGGCGATGCGCTCGCGGTGGCGGCGATGCGCGCGCGCGGCCTGTCGGGCTCGGACATCCGGGCGCTGCATCCGGGCGGCGAGATCGGCCTGTTCCTGCGCAGCGTCGAGGATGTGATGCATTCCGGTGACCGCTTGCCGCTGGTTGGCCTCAGGACGCCGATGCCCGACGTGCTGGTGACCATGACCGAGAAGCGCCTCGGCGTCGCCGGCGTGGTCGACGACGAGGGGCAATTGGTCGGGATCATCACCGACGGCGACCTGCGGCGCCGGGCGCGCAATGTCGTCTTCGGCACCGCCGCCGACGTGATGACACACGCGCCGCGCACAATCGCACGCACTGCACGCGTGCAGGAAGCGCTCGAAATGATGAACACGCACCGGATCACCGTGCTTTTCGTGGTGGACGACCGGCAGCCGCGGATTCCGCTCGGCGCGGTGCAGATCTATGATATCGCCGTGCCGCCCGCTCCCGGTGCCGCACCCTGA
- a CDS encoding HAD family hydrolase, whose amino-acid sequence MGYSFVPILNIIFDLDGTLIDSARLTGAIVDRMLADRGAAARADQALIRRMDAVGGTAMIAAALGAHSVDPASEIEEFREIHRTIAVPGDLPFPGVPETLAALAAAGIGMAICSNKPQFLCDRILGELGLARHFGAIVGSSPDRPRKPDPHSAILALESIGGTRADTLYCGDSAIDCATARAAGLEPVLVAWGYGTAEALEHEPRTPVFETMAALHDAVLAHGGSGLADR is encoded by the coding sequence GTGGGTTATTCTTTTGTGCCAATCCTGAACATTATTTTCGACCTAGACGGCACGCTGATCGACAGCGCGCGGCTGACCGGAGCGATCGTCGACCGGATGCTGGCGGATCGCGGCGCGGCGGCGCGCGCCGACCAGGCGCTGATCCGGCGCATGGACGCGGTCGGCGGCACGGCGATGATCGCGGCCGCGCTGGGCGCCCATTCGGTCGATCCGGCGAGCGAGATCGAGGAGTTCCGGGAAATCCACCGCACCATCGCGGTGCCCGGCGACCTGCCCTTCCCCGGCGTGCCCGAGACGCTTGCGGCACTCGCGGCGGCCGGCATCGGCATGGCGATCTGTTCCAACAAGCCGCAGTTCCTGTGCGACAGGATCCTGGGCGAGCTCGGCCTGGCGCGGCATTTCGGGGCGATTGTCGGGAGCAGCCCGGATCGCCCCCGCAAGCCCGATCCGCACAGCGCGATCCTTGCGCTGGAGAGCATCGGCGGGACGCGGGCCGACACGCTCTATTGCGGGGATTCCGCGATCGATTGCGCCACCGCCCGCGCTGCAGGGCTGGAGCCCGTGCTGGTGGCATGGGGCTATGGCACCGCCGAGGCGCTCGAGCACGAACCGCGCACGCCCGTTTTCGAAACGATGGCTGCCCTGCATGACGCGGTGCTGGCACATGGCGGGTCAGGCCTTGCGGACCGATGA
- a CDS encoding sterol desaturase family protein encodes MVSKVLDRNSPDRLRLFRNPWLEKLTVIPLSAFLIVWVALLPAIAMVGFRVAPTFWAVPLVLAGLIVWTLAEYALHRYVFHFEARSPLLRQAIFVIHENHHADANDPLRNLMPPIVSIPVGLAVWALSVWVLGAQGTWFLLGFMTGYVTYDLVHFACHQFPMKGRIARMLKTHHMRHHHLKVEGNYAITGMIWDRIFSTRISSVRKA; translated from the coding sequence ATGGTCAGTAAAGTGTTAGACCGCAATTCGCCCGACCGATTGAGACTCTTTCGCAATCCGTGGCTCGAGAAGCTGACGGTGATACCCCTGAGCGCTTTCTTGATCGTATGGGTCGCCTTGCTCCCTGCAATTGCCATGGTCGGGTTTCGCGTTGCCCCGACATTCTGGGCCGTGCCGCTCGTGTTGGCCGGTCTGATTGTCTGGACCTTGGCTGAGTATGCTTTGCATCGCTATGTGTTTCATTTCGAGGCACGCTCGCCGTTGCTGCGACAAGCGATCTTTGTCATTCATGAAAACCACCATGCCGACGCCAACGATCCGCTGCGAAACCTGATGCCGCCGATCGTGAGCATCCCGGTCGGCCTTGCGGTCTGGGCACTGTCCGTGTGGGTCCTCGGTGCGCAGGGGACGTGGTTCCTGCTCGGCTTCATGACCGGCTACGTGACCTATGATCTGGTGCACTTCGCCTGTCACCAGTTCCCGATGAAGGGTCGCATCGCCCGGATGCTCAAGACGCATCACATGCGCCATCATCATCTCAAAGTCGAAGGCAACTACGCCATCACCGGCATGATCTGGGATCGGATCTTCTCGACCCGCATCTCATCGGTCCGCAAGGCCTGA
- a CDS encoding SDR family NAD(P)-dependent oxidoreductase, protein MPSRVLVTGASGTLGRRLALRLARPGMRLSLWARDLNALSFLAWQCRAAGAEVGVCALDLTDIDAALIALETQDAAEPFDIALLVAGRGDTLPPGALVEPPTQIVRLAQTNFVAPAAMAALLADRMAVRGRGRIALVGTAAASHSLPFAAGYAGSKAGLARFADALRLAVAGRGVSVTLVSPGFFADAAALSRPGEIAADMVAERMIAAVMAGKAELVVPRRFLLLRWFDRLLPRPLRDRILLSLRLP, encoded by the coding sequence ATGCCGTCCCGGGTGCTCGTCACCGGAGCTTCCGGAACGCTGGGCCGCCGGCTTGCGCTTCGACTTGCGCGGCCCGGCATGCGCCTGTCGCTCTGGGCGCGAGATTTGAACGCGCTCAGTTTTCTTGCCTGGCAATGTCGTGCAGCCGGGGCGGAGGTGGGGGTCTGCGCACTCGATCTAACCGATATAGATGCTGCTCTCATCGCTCTGGAAACGCAGGACGCGGCCGAACCCTTCGACATCGCTTTGCTGGTTGCTGGGCGGGGAGACACCCTGCCGCCCGGCGCGCTGGTCGAGCCGCCGACGCAGATCGTCCGGCTGGCGCAGACGAACTTCGTGGCCCCGGCCGCCATGGCAGCCCTGCTGGCAGACCGTATGGCCGTGCGCGGCCGCGGACGGATCGCGCTGGTGGGCACCGCCGCCGCCTCGCATTCCCTGCCTTTCGCGGCGGGCTATGCGGGGAGCAAGGCCGGCCTTGCCCGTTTTGCCGATGCCCTGCGGCTGGCGGTGGCGGGCCGCGGGGTGAGCGTGACCCTGGTGTCCCCCGGCTTCTTCGCCGACGCGGCGGCGCTGTCCCGCCCCGGCGAGATCGCGGCGGACATGGTGGCGGAGCGAATGATCGCGGCCGTCATGGCCGGAAAGGCCGAACTGGTGGTGCCCCGCCGCTTCCTGCTGCTGCGCTGGTTCGACCGCTTGCTGCCCCGCCCCTTGCGCGACCGGATCCTGCTATCCCTCCGCCTCCCCTAG
- a CDS encoding LTA synthase family protein — protein MMGGLLPDMMVALPLLALLALLADAFAAPRGCGPAGARSAGGLAVLLMAALCGFGLLLTLTGAPFVAAAGVAILTGTLSLISNIKRRVLGEPLVFSDFALLGAVFQHPQFYLSALRPWQVVVLAGGLGGLGVTLVLLSNAAVAPRLAGAGLMLGAGAALALALARLVRAGFAEVPDPEADVARLGLVPCLLAHWRAWRASPDPPPCTAAPITGESRQLVVIVQCESFTDPVDLFGDPALALPGLERARALAWQAGRLAVSGFGAYTMRTEYGVLFGLPEERLGMRRFDPFLTAVREASWALPNRLDHGAWDRWFVHPHDMRFYGRNRIMPASGFRALVGEDSFPPPAPGEGRYVTDAAMTDRILALAQDGARAGLIYAVTIENHGPWPAEQGEEAHLIAPYLRLLAHSDAMLTRLLDELPRLGRPVTLCFFGDHRPSIPGASEPGAERHTPYVLLRFAADGTPLAGSNEAPELAPAALHHAILDAIRLGEAEG, from the coding sequence ATGATGGGCGGGCTGCTGCCGGACATGATGGTCGCACTCCCGCTGCTGGCTCTGCTGGCGTTGCTGGCCGATGCCTTCGCGGCGCCGCGCGGCTGCGGCCCTGCCGGCGCGCGCAGTGCGGGCGGGCTGGCGGTGCTGCTGATGGCCGCGCTGTGCGGATTCGGCTTGCTGCTGACCCTTACCGGCGCGCCCTTCGTGGCGGCGGCGGGAGTTGCGATCCTGACAGGGACACTGTCCCTGATCTCCAACATCAAGCGCCGGGTGCTCGGCGAGCCGCTGGTATTCAGCGATTTCGCCCTGCTCGGCGCGGTGTTCCAGCACCCCCAGTTCTACCTCTCGGCGCTCAGGCCGTGGCAGGTGGTGGTGCTGGCGGGGGGGCTCGGCGGGTTGGGGGTGACGCTGGTATTGCTCTCGAACGCGGCGGTAGCCCCGCGGCTGGCGGGCGCGGGGCTGATGCTCGGCGCCGGCGCGGCCCTCGCGCTGGCGCTGGCGCGGCTCGTCAGGGCGGGGTTCGCCGAGGTGCCCGATCCCGAGGCGGATGTCGCACGGCTCGGCCTCGTGCCCTGCCTGCTCGCGCATTGGCGTGCCTGGCGCGCCTCGCCCGATCCGCCGCCCTGCACAGCGGCCCCGATCACCGGAGAATCGCGCCAGCTGGTGGTGATCGTCCAGTGCGAGAGCTTCACCGACCCTGTCGACCTGTTCGGCGACCCGGCGCTCGCCCTGCCGGGGCTCGAGCGCGCGCGTGCGCTGGCGTGGCAGGCCGGCCGCCTCGCGGTCTCGGGCTTCGGCGCCTACACGATGCGGACCGAATACGGGGTGCTGTTCGGCCTGCCGGAGGAGCGGCTGGGAATGCGCCGCTTCGACCCCTTCCTCACCGCCGTGCGCGAGGCGAGCTGGGCATTGCCCAACCGGCTTGACCACGGCGCGTGGGACCGCTGGTTCGTCCATCCCCACGACATGCGCTTCTACGGCCGCAACCGGATCATGCCCGCGAGCGGCTTTAGGGCGCTGGTCGGCGAGGATTCCTTCCCGCCGCCCGCACCGGGCGAGGGGCGCTATGTCACCGATGCGGCGATGACCGATAGGATACTCGCGCTGGCGCAGGATGGCGCCCGGGCGGGGCTGATCTATGCCGTGACCATCGAGAACCACGGTCCCTGGCCGGCCGAGCAGGGCGAGGAGGCCCACCTGATCGCGCCCTATCTCCGGCTGCTCGCCCATAGCGACGCGATGCTGACCCGCCTGCTCGACGAACTGCCGCGCCTCGGCCGGCCGGTGACGCTGTGCTTTTTCGGTGATCACCGTCCGAGCATACCCGGCGCAAGCGAGCCCGGAGCCGAGCGTCACACTCCCTACGTCCTGCTGCGCTTTGCCGCCGACGGCACGCCTCTCGCCGGAAGCAACGAGGCGCCAGAGCTCGCGCCCGCCGCGCTGCACCACGCGATCCTCGATGCGATCCGCCTAGGGGAGGCGGAGGGATAG
- a CDS encoding capsule biosynthesis protein: MSAVSAPPPPAGPVQAGRRVMLLQGLMGPFFQRLGKGLRKAGHEVFKVNFNGGDRAYWGLPNGIDYKGTLADWPATFAGLLTRHRITDVMLFGDCRDHHMGAVEMCRAHGATVWVFEEGYVRPDWVTMENGGVNGHSQLSRDPQWYRDRAAQLPPVPQHRKVPSSFRRRALQGLWYNTADVLTRWRYPGWETHRPWHPLVEGVGWARKLMRRDERRAQGEALLARLQDERAGYYLFPLQLDSDAQIRLHSPFAGMIEAIKLVLQSFAAHAPADSRLVVKEHPLDNGVRDWQLETADLARRFGIADRVDYLAWGDIEAIAEGALGMVTVNSTSGTLALARGVPVVVLGKAVYGLADLTFQDGLDRFWTEAAPPDAATFAAFQRVLIDQCLIPGGFFSDEALDKVVTHAIARFEGRPLMPD; this comes from the coding sequence ATGAGCGCCGTTTCCGCCCCTCCGCCGCCTGCGGGGCCCGTGCAGGCCGGGCGCCGGGTGATGCTGCTGCAGGGGCTGATGGGGCCCTTTTTCCAGCGACTCGGCAAGGGTCTGCGCAAGGCGGGGCACGAGGTCTTCAAGGTCAATTTCAACGGCGGCGACCGGGCCTATTGGGGCCTGCCCAACGGGATCGACTACAAGGGCACCCTCGCCGATTGGCCCGCGACATTCGCCGGACTGCTGACCAGGCACCGCATCACCGACGTCATGCTGTTCGGCGATTGCCGCGACCATCACATGGGCGCGGTGGAGATGTGCCGGGCGCACGGCGCGACCGTGTGGGTGTTCGAGGAAGGCTATGTCCGGCCCGACTGGGTGACGATGGAGAACGGCGGGGTCAACGGCCACAGCCAGCTCTCGCGCGACCCGCAATGGTATCGCGACCGCGCCGCGCAGCTGCCGCCCGTGCCGCAGCACCGCAAGGTCCCCTCGTCCTTCCGCCGCCGTGCGCTCCAGGGATTGTGGTACAACACCGCCGACGTTCTCACCCGCTGGCGCTATCCCGGCTGGGAGACCCACCGCCCGTGGCACCCGCTGGTCGAAGGCGTGGGCTGGGCGCGCAAGCTGATGCGGCGCGACGAGCGCAGGGCGCAGGGCGAGGCGCTGCTTGCCCGCCTGCAGGACGAACGGGCTGGCTATTACCTGTTCCCGCTCCAGCTCGATTCCGACGCGCAGATCCGCCTCCATTCGCCCTTTGCCGGGATGATCGAGGCGATCAAGCTGGTGCTCCAGTCCTTCGCCGCCCACGCCCCGGCGGACAGCCGCCTCGTCGTCAAGGAGCACCCGCTCGACAACGGGGTGCGCGACTGGCAGCTCGAGACCGCCGATCTCGCCCGCCGCTTCGGGATCGCCGACCGGGTGGACTATCTCGCCTGGGGCGACATCGAGGCCATCGCCGAGGGCGCGCTGGGCATGGTCACCGTCAACAGCACCAGCGGCACGCTGGCGCTGGCGCGGGGGGTGCCGGTGGTGGTGCTCGGCAAGGCGGTCTACGGCCTCGCCGACCTCACCTTCCAGGATGGGCTCGACCGCTTCTGGACCGAGGCCGCGCCGCCCGATGCCGCGACCTTCGCCGCCTTCCAGCGGGTGCTGATCGACCAATGCCTGATCCCCGGCGGCTTCTTCTCCGACGAGGCGCTCGACAAGGTCGTCACCCATGCCATCGCGCGGTTCGAGGGCCGGCCGCTGATGCCGGACTGA
- a CDS encoding GDP-mannose 4,6-dehydratase codes for MRTILVTGSAGFIGFHLAQLLLEEGFRVVGYDGMTDYYDVRIKQRRHQMLLQHPHFTCTEGMLEDFDRLHALALAEKPDAIVHLAAQAGVRYSLENPRAYVDANLVGTFNVMECARELAVDHLLMASTSSVYGANEDMPFTEVQKVDTPLTLYAATKKANETMAHSYAHLWTLPTTMFRFFTVYGPWGRPDMALFKFTRGILEGTPIDIYNDGEMYRDFTYVADLVRGIRLLIDAAPVRPETPDDIAQGDSLSPVAPFRVVNIGNGEKVRLMDFVEVIEAECGRAAVKNFLPIQPGDVPATWADASLLKSLTGYAPQTPFREGVARFVAWYRDYYGV; via the coding sequence GTGAGGACCATTCTCGTCACCGGATCGGCCGGGTTCATCGGCTTCCATCTTGCGCAGTTGCTGCTCGAGGAGGGCTTCCGCGTCGTCGGCTATGACGGGATGACCGACTACTACGACGTGCGGATCAAGCAGCGGCGCCACCAGATGCTGCTCCAGCACCCGCACTTCACCTGCACCGAGGGGATGCTCGAGGATTTCGACCGCCTCCACGCACTGGCGCTGGCGGAGAAGCCCGACGCAATCGTCCACCTCGCCGCGCAGGCAGGGGTGCGCTACAGCCTCGAGAACCCGCGCGCCTATGTCGATGCGAACCTCGTCGGCACCTTCAACGTCATGGAATGCGCGCGCGAGCTGGCCGTCGATCACCTGCTGATGGCCTCGACCTCGTCGGTCTACGGCGCCAACGAGGACATGCCCTTCACCGAGGTCCAGAAGGTCGACACGCCGCTCACGCTCTACGCCGCCACCAAGAAGGCGAACGAGACGATGGCGCATTCCTACGCGCACCTGTGGACCCTGCCGACCACGATGTTCCGCTTCTTCACGGTCTACGGTCCGTGGGGCCGGCCCGACATGGCGCTGTTCAAGTTCACCCGCGGCATCCTCGAAGGGACGCCGATCGACATCTACAACGACGGCGAGATGTACCGCGATTTCACCTATGTCGCCGATCTGGTGCGCGGCATCCGCCTGCTGATCGACGCCGCCCCGGTGCGGCCCGAGACGCCGGACGACATCGCCCAGGGCGACAGCCTTTCGCCCGTCGCGCCCTTCCGCGTGGTCAACATCGGCAATGGCGAGAAGGTGCGCCTGATGGACTTCGTGGAGGTCATCGAGGCCGAGTGCGGGCGCGCGGCGGTGAAGAACTTCCTCCCAATCCAGCCGGGCGATGTGCCCGCGACCTGGGCCGATGCCTCTTTGCTGAAGTCGCTGACCGGCTACGCGCCGCAGACCCCGTTCCGCGAGGGGGTGGCGCGGTTCGTGGCGTGGTACCGGGACTATTACGGCGTGTGA